The genomic stretch CGCCTCCATGGGAAGAGCACAATCTGCGTGTCTCCTCAGTAACATGCTGCAGAACAAATAGCAACTTCCTCCACATTTCCCTTTACATTTAAATACACAGTCCACAGAAAGCAAAGGCATCACTGCTTCAAACTCCGTACAGCACTGGGCGTGAGGTATTCTATCTTAGAGAACGTACCTGATCTGTACAGGAAAAACGAAGGCTGTTTCGCATCTATGGCGACCGACACAGGTCCAATATTGGCTACGGCATCCTTCAGGGCTGCTTCATCGGCATGCGGAAGCTCAACGAACTTGGAGCAGGTGGCGGCTCGTGTGGCAGGGTTATAGTGACACGTTCCGTTCTGGCAGTGGCAAAGAGCAGATGAAACAGGAACATTTCAGCCTCTGGCATGAACATCTGACCTACTTGCAACATTTGTTTATCTCCCTTCTATTCCCCTCTGTTGTCTGAATCCCTCTGGAGTAttctttctgcctctgggcatcgAGATCAGAGCTGAGGgattaattgatttttcagttcagtgacttacctggaaaaaacaaacaaacataagaaaacaaaacaaaacaaaaacgtaaaaaaaacccactggtttgtttcaaaccaaaattgcattttttcaggtttttttgctGAAAcgaaaaatcaaaaaaatttcatttggttcaaatgaaacatttcgaaTATCATTTCATTTCCGAATGAGCTGTCAAAATGGTTCCTTTTGACATTTctggggggggaaaaatcagggGAGGTTTTGGGCCAAAAATATTTGCCAAATTTAGGTCAAATTCACAAAGAGTTGCCCTGAAAATAGCATTTTTAGCCAATTTACtgtttgtcaaatattttttacCCAGTTCCAATTGAGATGCCCCAGTGTTAATCTCGCTCCTTTCCCACACTCAGGTAAGAAGAAATATGAGGATTCAGCTTTCAATGACAGCAATGACAATTTCTAGCACGTATTTCATCTATGGATTTATGAGCCTCCATGCCTCTGTGATAGAGGGAAGTGTCATTAACTGGGTTTCACAGAGAAGTCAAAGGAACAAACAAAGCTAAGATTACAACCCAAGTGACCTGAGTACAAGTccctctgctctagccactaggtaCCACTCTCCACCCAACATTGGAATTAGActccaggaatcctgactcccaagttttactgctctaaccactgcctGCAGACCTCTTCTCTTGTTCTTTGTGCTGACACTAACGGCGCAGGAAGACCCAGCAAAACAGGCCACAAAGAACAGAATGCTACACACTTGCAAGAAGAAATGCCAGCAACAGACCATGAAAAGGTCTATGGAGTCTCTGTGTTTTGGAGGCATTCTTAAACCTGGGTCTCTGGAACCCAGGCTTGTGgattcagtgtttccaagcccactcttgagcatccacactgcactgtaaacctgggtttacaattgctgggcCCAGGTCTCATAGCTGTGTTAATGTGTCCATACTGCCctgcacagaccttctgactcaggtctgcagcTTTTGCTGCACCCACTCTGCAAAATGACAAGGTTTGGACCCAAGTCAGCAGGACTCAGTCTCTGACCCACCCCTCTAGCAGTGTCTTAGGACCCGGGGCCTGAgcgcttgctgacctgagtcaggctgatttgtgtgtggatggaaggggagCCTTAATCAGAACCCGAGCTTagcatgcagtgtagacagaccctctgtgtgtctgtctcaaACCTGGATACCAACCTGAGCTGTGTATGGATAGGAAGCGTCCGAATCAATGCCGTCATTATCGATGATGTACTGGAAGGCGTAGGTCATAAATCCACCGCTGCAGCCGTGGTTCCAATACATAGTGGAACAGTCGACTAGGTTCTGTGCGCTGAGAGACACCAGGTTTCCAGTTTTCAGTTTCACCTGGGCTTCTAGGGCACCGACAGCACTGAAAGCCCAGCAGGCACCACAGGGCCCCTGAAAAAGCCAGAGAGATGCGCTGAGCCAGTGCTGTGATGGGCACCCATGTCAGCAAGGGAACAGATTGAGCCTCCCACCTGATTTTTCACATCTGTAACACATCCTTTGTCCCTCCAGTCCATGGAGTCAGGCACTTGGCTGCCAGGGCGCGGCCGGTAGGTGGAATTCCGGTCAGGTCGGCGGGGAATTTTCACTCCAGTTAACAAAGCAGCCACTTCCTCGCTGGTCTAGTTAAAAGAATACACACACCCCTTCAGACTGACGTCCCCTTCGATGTACAGACTGGTCCCGAACACTGGGGAAATTCAGATACAAACTCTGCGGCTCAGGTTCAACTCATTTCCttcatgcagtgaaaaatatGAGCACAACTGAATGCTGGGGATCAGCCTGGCTGACACAATAGCCTATGCTGTAGCTTTGTTTGCTGGGAACTCTGGATTCTGTGATTCTTCACGTGCTAATCCTCCTCCCCCAGGACATTGCTGGGGAGAGAACCTAGGACTAGCGCTGTCGGAAAGTTTTcagacaaaaacaaattttattttatttttggttgaaaactgaatatttgggttgactgaaacattGTGTGAATTCACCTTCAATTTGCAAAATTGTTTCAGCCGGGGGCAAAAAATTCAAAACTCGTCAAAATGTTtggattcaaaatgacttttcagttcaaattttacttccattttatttatttatttctaaaaaaggtaaaataatctagaaaactaaacaaaatgcGTTGTCCGATcctaaattaattgttttaatctttTTGTCATTTCACCATTGCTATTTCAGGTCCATattcattgattgattgattgattgatttttcagccagaaaagcaaaaaaatctcTTCTTCACATAGCTCTACCCAGGAGCATCAGCATTCCCAAGTCTCTTGATTTTATTGAGAGTGTCAATATAtctggtgttttccttaaagtacCAACGTGGGGGGGAAGGAGTTGTGAGATTGCACAAGaatttcagcctttttttttttttaatttccatctctCGTTTAGCTGTGGAGAACTGCAGGAAAACATAACCCTTAAAAGCGCAAATCccagaggcaaataaaaagagcccCCCAGacttagacttttttttaatgcgGGATTTTTAAGCCCCCCATGATTTTAGGGGCCTGACTCCTAGTTCTCAATGCTTGGCGTTGGCAGTAAAGTAATCTGAAGAACAAGCCCCTGCAATTTTAGTTAAAGGAGCAACTTCTTTAACCAGCAATGGCCTAGCAGACAGGTTGTGTGTTATTCCACATGTGGCATTCCCGATGGGGATAAGGGAGGGTGGCAGACACAGTAAGGTAGAGAAGCAGGAACCTGCGGAAATGGGATTCCCACACTTTTGACTTCACATGCATTGTATGTGCAAGGTCAGACTCACGCTGCTTGGAGGATGTCATTTGATACAGAAACattctgggggggggagagaaggggtcaCACCAGCAGCGGGCTAGCAGGGGGTGGAGTACCTGCACTTAAAAAATCAGGAATACCCTCCTGATGGCAGATTTCCCACACACTCCCCTGACCCGAGCAAGTAGAACAAAGATCTGCACAGCTCTCAGGAGCAGTGATGGGAGCAGGTTGCTGCTGGAGGACGCACAGGGGCGCTGTGGTTTGTGGGCCTACCTCTGCACTGCTCATACTGACCCTGGATTGGCTGGAGCTTATTCTGCCCCTGATTCAGTTACATTCTCTGGCCAAAGCACTCCCAGGGAAATACAGATAATTCCCAGATGCCCAGTCACTTGGTCtgtagcaatatttttttaaacttaccatGTCAGCCAGGTGGTTCATGCCCAGCTCATAGGAATGCAGCCCCAGTGAGTGCTCGAGGTTATGCAGCATAACGAGCTTGAGGTTCTTTTCCCAGGTCACGCGCCGTTCCCCTTCCTCTTTCTGGAACCAAAGCACAGCCCCCACAATACTATCAATAGCCCAGAGGAAACCATCTGCAGTGTAAACGAGTTACAGTTCTACAGTGCTTTTTTATCCCCCAGGAACCTGAGTGCTTTGCAAAAATGTTGCCCAGATCCTACAACACTCACTCAAGCAAAACTTCCTAGGAAATCAAGGGGAGTCTTAACAAGTTAAGTGTGGCAAGATTCAGTCCTTCCCCACCCTCAAAATGCAGCCAGTTCTGGAGTGGTGTGCAGAAGctttttaacagcacacagcaacactacactacagggtaggacaagaagagaAGAATCACATTGTATCCACTTAAATCATCAGGGGGAATTatagggaggcagaatgtaattgccACCAGGACAGTGATGATACCTTATAATTTAGGAGGAAAGTAAAGTACTGTAGGATTCACTAATGACCCCAAGCTGTTGGGGCCTTCAACTAAGCCAAGTGATTAAGGAGCTGCACATATAATTAGGATGCAAAATAATATCAATAATCAAACATTCACAGTACAGCTTACAACTGTGCAAATCACTGACTTTTTGGTTTGGCTGCCAAaccaaacaatgttttaaaaatcactcGAAGATTTTTGGATTTGGGTCAAACGTTTTCCTTCATTTTGGagctttttaaatctttttatttagttattgtTAATAGAACGGAGGGAAATTCCAACACGAAATGGCTTTccaaaaggaaaagacaaaacaattaatttattaaactctgaaatgaaccattttttcccacctttccatcttttttttttaatttgattgaaacaatttgccaaaatcaAGCCGAATTCCCCAGTTGTTTCTGTCAACCTGCatttttccacacacacaaaaaaagagttGTGTGAAAAATGTCACCTGGCTGTATCTCCCAAGCAAAACACGCTTTAAGAAATCAGCTAACCCCCTGGGATGGTTTAGGCAAGGTGGAGGGTACATACAGGGCCCAATGTTCATTAAAACTGAATGCACTTCTGAAAGCAGAGAGAGCTTTACAGTCTCCAGGAGAGGAGCAGGAGGCAGTGTGCTCAGTGAGAGCTGCCAGAGGGCTAGCATGCTAAGATCCTGGATACCTGATGACCGGAGGGGAGATGGTAAGGGAAATCCCCCTCCCTCACTTCGAACCCACAGCTGCACAGACCCCACCTTGTGGCTGTATTGCTTGCCATAGGTTTTCTTCCAGAGCTCCCAGTGGTTATCCAGCGTCGGGTCTGAGTGCAGATGTGCAGTAGGAGCAAGAGAGGCCAGGAAGATACAAACCAACAGCTTCATTCTGGTCagctaggaaaaaaaacaaaaagaaaaagagcatgCTGGTGAAAGATAATATCTGCATGGTTAAGTCAAGTGTCTCAACTTCCTCCACTCAGTGATGGTGCAAAAAATCCAACACTGACTTGCTGAGATTTCTCCACTCTCTCTGCAGGGAGCAAAGTATCAAGAAGCAAACCCTGACCCTGCAGCAGCTCTCACACTTGtacctcttggggggggggggcaggggaaggggcttcCTGGAACCCCATACGATAACAACAGACTTGAAAGGAAAACAGAGCTAGGTGAATGGATAATATCACCCGGCTACTTCTACAGCTCCTGAACTGGATCTTGGACCTGGACCTGGGCATCAGAGCCTGGTATATGGGatacagtggggagggagggatagagcTAGCGAAAGTCAGAGACATTCTCAGCTGGGGTGGGAACTgatgtagcttcactgaagtcaatgagtttgATCCCTAGGTGATGTAAACTGGAGTCGCCCCATTGTGGTCACTAGAGcaaagctgatttacaccagctgaggatctggcccagagagatTTTGGTGAAGAgggcttggattttcaaaggagcccaagcGATTATCAAGGGAATTATGCAACCAAATCCCATTATCTCTTACCTAACTCCCCTAGGTTCCTTTGAACACTCCAGCCTAAATAGGGGCtagaaagacagagagaaagtGGGTGTATGAGAATAGATAGATAGGATGTATGGCAAATGAGAGAGAGGGTGttgaatagatagatagagggagtTATTAGAAGAGAGAGTGTTTTATATGGGGATAGAAAGACAAGACTGTTACACGCCGGTGTCTGCAGATGCAAACTCTCTGCAAGCAAAATACAAAACGTCATGTCTTGATTTTACTTCCTCAAACACATTATTCCAAACATGACAAAGAGGAGATTTAAAGTACAAGGGGAAAAATTAAAAGCCAAACATACCTGACAGGAGTTCACCCAGTGGAGATTTCTAGACAGGAATCCTGAACTGATCAGCAGGCAGCAAGAATTCCCCCAAATTCTCCTCCCAAGATTGGCTCCTGAGTGAACCCTAATACCCTTCCTGCTCTGACTGCATGCCGAGAAGAAGGAGTTCGGTTTGCCCTGCTAGGCTCATCACATGGGACTGTGAATGAGGAAATGGCAGGACCTCTGCTTTCACTTTTACTGTGACTGTATCAAAATAAGGATGTTCACTACAGCTGCAGACTGATTTTCAGTCCCCAGCCCCAGAACACTAAAATCAGGagtttttccttcccttcccagacTCTACAGCACATAACTGGGAGAGTTATAAAATAAACTAGTagggtcaacattttcaaaagctcagaCAGGTACAAACAGTTGCTGGGACCTCCCTTTTGGAGTTTAAGTTATCATCAGTATTATGGTAAAACCTAGAGATATCAGCTGAAATCAGGACCCAGTTGCACCGGGTTCTGCATGAACACAGAGGGAAAAACAGAGCCTGCCTCCTTGAGCTCACAAGCTAAATAGATAAAGACAGATGAAgggcagggggaaactgaggcacagatcagggaagcaatttgcccaaggtcacacagcagggcagggctagTGCAGAGACTAGaacgcaggtctcctgagtcGCAGTCCAGTGCCTGCTTCACTGGCATTTGGGCACCCAGCATGCTCTCTGAGCCTCAACTGTCTGAGCACCCAGCATTAACTGGGATTTTCAGAGCACCCAGGCTCTTTCCTGGGTGCACAGGGCTGAGCAGAAAAGTCCTCAAGGTGCACATTAGTATATGGATATTGGCACTTTGAATATGCTAAAAGGTCTAGAATCCCAAAcacacaggcactgacttttgtttttgctggcaGATGTTCCTCTCCACCCCCTAACCCCTTTCAAACAGCAAGCGGGGCCTTGGGAGGGAAGAGGCCAAGTGCGAGTGGGGCCACGGGGGGAAGAGGCCGAGTGGAGTGGAGAGTGGACCCTGAAATCCACAGTTTAAAGGTTATATACCAGTGCAAAGGCTAAtcgggccagatcttcagctgctataaatcagcatagctcctaTTCTGAATAGCCCTTGGAACACAGACTGCATAGCAATGAAATGCTTTCGCAGATGAATATTTGCCTGCTGCAGCCTCTAACGGGTTACACATGTAAGCGGGGTCTGAATGAACTGTATGAATGAGAgtaagagacttcaggagcaaactgtatttacttttttttccaccaaatgcatccgatgaagtgagctgtagctcacgaaagcttatgctctaataaatttgttagtctctaaggtgccaccggtactccttttctttttgcgaatacagactaacacggctgctactctgacacctactCTGCTAAgctatccagcagatagagcggTGTTGCTCAAAataatcaactttggctggtgttgggttacaaatcactttagtactgaagtATGTTCCAGTGTGTGATATTTTCATTATAGTACGAAAGATTCTCAAttaagttcatagaatcatagactatcagggttggaagggacctcaggaggtcatctagtccaacccccttctcaaagcagggccaatccccaatttttgccccagatcccaaaatagctccctcaaggattgaactcacaatcctggatatagcaggccaatgctcaaaccactgagctgtcctgGGTGGTGAAATGCTGTTATCAGTGTGTTGTCATTATGGTATGAATGAAagagagcagaactgtgcttaaccctGTCCCAAATGGGGGAGTCTTGTGGTCAGGACtcgtttaacctgttcctccccactgctgcaactgcaacatGCTGGTGACTGCTGTACCCGCCTGGAGGGGCACCCGTTTCCAGGGGCTGACATCCCTCCCCAAGGGACCTCTACTGTCAGTGGGTGGGCATAGCAATTCCCCACCCCACAGTTCAATGGTTGATGGAACTAAAGCTTAAAATTTATGagcacagcccctgctctcccaggcCTCCCTCTTCTTGCTcgacccccactcccattccatcTACCCCATCATTCATTTAtttcctctgcttccttcctACCCCCCTCTCCACCACTCCCTTTCACCCCTTCGCTCTGGAAGGcaaaggagagagggaaatggTGAGATGGAGCAGTGGAGGGGATCCCATGTTGGGGTAGTGGGAGCTGGGGCACCCCATCTTTTTTGAGGGCTTAGGTGGGATGTGAGTAGGGTTGTCagcttggtaatatttaaaaaccagacactctAGCAGGAGTGCCAgagctcccctgccccgcccattcccctgaggccccgacccatccactcctcttccctccttcccccgtcacttgctgcttttccccttacacatccctcccccccgccacctgTGTCAGAAGGGACTCGCCTGTACACTGCTCTACCCAGTGCAAAGAGGCCACAGTGCAAACAGGAGCCAGGCCCA from Dermochelys coriacea isolate rDerCor1 chromosome 24, rDerCor1.pri.v4, whole genome shotgun sequence encodes the following:
- the LOC119847844 gene encoding cathepsin S-like — its product is MKLLVCIFLASLAPTAHLHSDPTLDNHWELWKKTYGKQYSHKKEEGERRVTWEKNLKLVMLHNLEHSLGLHSYELGMNHLADMTSEEVAALLTGVKIPRRPDRNSTYRPRPGSQVPDSMDWRDKGCVTDVKNQGPCGACWAFSAVGALEAQVKLKTGNLVSLSAQNLVDCSTMYWNHGCSGGFMTYAFQYIIDNDGIDSDASYPYTAQNGTCHYNPATRAATCSKFVELPHADEAALKDAVANIGPVSVAIDAKQPSFFLYRSGVYDDPRCTNDVNHGVLVIGYGTLDGKDFWLVKNSWGEYFGDKGYIRMSRNKGNHCGIASYGSYPQI